In one window of Sphingomonas glaciei DNA:
- a CDS encoding gamma carbonic anhydrase family protein gives MPLYSLHDTGPTLDPGSWVAPSADLIGDVRLAARASVWFGAVIRADNTPILIGEESNIQDGAVCHSDPHAPLTVGRRVTVGHQAILHGCTVGDGALVGMGARVLSGAVIGPRCIVGAGALVPEGKSYEEGHLLVGVPARIVRPLTEAELQMLEWSALHYVEKAAAYGQGLQLQA, from the coding sequence ATGCCGCTCTACAGCCTTCATGACACCGGTCCGACGCTCGATCCCGGAAGCTGGGTCGCACCCAGCGCCGATCTGATCGGCGACGTCCGCCTTGCTGCCCGGGCGAGCGTGTGGTTCGGAGCGGTGATCCGCGCCGACAACACGCCGATCCTGATCGGTGAGGAAAGCAATATTCAGGACGGCGCGGTGTGTCACAGCGATCCGCACGCGCCGCTGACCGTCGGACGGCGCGTCACGGTCGGTCACCAGGCGATCCTCCACGGCTGTACGGTCGGCGATGGCGCCCTGGTCGGGATGGGGGCGCGGGTGCTGAGCGGCGCCGTCATCGGTCCGCGCTGCATCGTCGGGGCCGGCGCGCTGGTGCCCGAGGGCAAGAGCTATGAGGAAGGTCACCTGCTGGTCGGCGTGCCGGCCCGGATCGTCCGTCCGCTGACCGAGGCCGAACTGCAGATGCTCGAGTGGAGCGCGCTGCACTATGTCGAAAAGGCCGCCGCCTATGGGCAAGGGCTGCAGTTACAGGCCTGA
- a CDS encoding pirin family protein encodes MINIRPFASLGHADHGWLDARHHFSFANYHDPSRMGWGKIRVWNDDKIAGKSGFPPHPHRDMEIVTYVRTGAITHQDSLGNKGRTGAGDVQVMSAGSGVVHAEYNLEDEDTTLFQIWIETDKPNASPGWGAMPFPREARDGAFQLLASGGPDDGALTINADARIMGATLKGGSRIALKADPARHLYLVPSAPVRINGVAAGARDGVAITGETNLLIEGDEDAELVLVDAR; translated from the coding sequence ATGATCAACATCCGCCCCTTCGCTTCGCTGGGCCACGCCGATCACGGCTGGCTCGATGCCCGCCACCATTTCTCGTTCGCCAACTATCATGATCCCAGCCGGATGGGGTGGGGCAAGATCCGGGTGTGGAACGACGACAAGATCGCCGGAAAGTCGGGTTTCCCGCCGCATCCGCACCGCGACATGGAGATCGTCACCTACGTCCGGACGGGCGCGATCACCCACCAGGACAGCCTCGGCAACAAGGGCCGGACCGGCGCGGGCGACGTCCAGGTGATGAGCGCCGGCAGCGGCGTCGTCCATGCCGAATACAACCTCGAGGACGAGGACACGACCCTGTTCCAGATCTGGATCGAGACCGACAAGCCCAATGCCAGCCCGGGGTGGGGCGCGATGCCCTTCCCGCGCGAGGCGCGCGACGGTGCGTTCCAGCTATTGGCGAGCGGCGGGCCGGACGATGGTGCGCTGACTATCAATGCCGATGCGCGGATAATGGGCGCGACGCTGAAGGGCGGGAGCCGGATCGCGCTCAAGGCCGATCCCGCGCGCCACCTGTACCTGGTGCCCTCGGCGCCGGTCCGCATCAACGGCGTCGCGGCCGGAGCGCGGGACGGGGTAGCGATCACCGGCGAGACGAACCTGCTGATCGAGGGTGACGAGGACGCCGAACTGGTGCTGGTCGACGCCCGCTGA
- a CDS encoding helix-turn-helix domain-containing protein, which translates to MIPNSKAVRGSTEGVEPVGGPSSSRGADEARDRCARLSRGQLEVLRLVNRHLSSKEIAAQLGISSHTVDQRVRGAIRILGVSRRSEAARLVDLFDTAGTPAVAATEGRTGPYQRLIHQAPDIDAGSDPSQSEGAVSSQIRHADRTRGTGTGRLETEQSALHSRSSLLPWSTSQQASNSWGVGQRLAAIVTIAIVSSFSAGMLLAGLESLTRLLVR; encoded by the coding sequence ATGATCCCGAATTCCAAGGCAGTTCGCGGGTCGACGGAGGGAGTTGAGCCGGTCGGGGGGCCGAGCTCTTCGCGCGGGGCCGATGAGGCTCGGGATCGTTGCGCTCGACTGAGCCGCGGTCAGCTCGAAGTGCTTCGCCTCGTCAATCGTCATCTCAGCTCGAAGGAGATTGCCGCCCAGCTCGGCATCTCCAGCCATACCGTCGATCAGCGTGTTCGCGGTGCGATCCGTATCCTCGGTGTCTCGCGCCGAAGCGAGGCCGCGCGCCTCGTCGACCTGTTCGACACGGCGGGCACGCCGGCCGTCGCCGCCACCGAAGGGCGAACAGGACCATATCAGCGTTTGATACATCAAGCGCCGGACATCGACGCCGGATCGGACCCAAGCCAGTCAGAGGGGGCGGTCAGTTCTCAGATTCGGCACGCTGATCGCACAAGGGGGACCGGGACGGGGCGTCTCGAAACCGAGCAGAGCGCGCTTCATTCCCGGTCTTCCTTGTTACCGTGGTCGACTTCGCAACAGGCCAGCAATAGCTGGGGCGTGGGACAAAGGCTGGCGGCGATCGTGACCATCGCGATCGTGTCCAGTTTCTCGGCGGGAATGCTGCTGGCGGGGCTGGAGAGCCTGACGCGGCTGCTGGTCCGCTAG
- a CDS encoding sensor histidine kinase, with amino-acid sequence MPLPPLVLALLDALEEPALLVSGERTQAANAAARVLLGRGLVDQDVRFAIRQPHALDAIRHGRAGRFEVVGIGGVDRSFEVVITELGDGLLLVRLVDRSARRAAERAQVDFVANASHELRTPLAAVLGFSETLTDEAPLAEGIRRRFGQQIHSQATRMMVIIRDLMSLSRIEADRFSVPGHSVALEEIAREAVSAAAPLADSRSCTIEFDPGEASALVRGDAPQLRQMLDNLLGNAVRYGCAGTGGRIRVALSSEGEWHRLGVRDWGEGVDARHLPRLTERFFRVDAARSRDGGGTGLGLAIVAQIVERHRGLLQIRSTPGEGTEVEVRLPRA; translated from the coding sequence ATGCCGCTTCCGCCGCTCGTGCTTGCGCTGCTTGACGCGCTGGAGGAGCCGGCGCTGCTCGTGAGCGGCGAGCGGACCCAGGCAGCCAACGCCGCCGCCCGCGTCCTGCTGGGACGAGGTCTCGTCGACCAGGACGTCCGCTTCGCCATTCGCCAGCCCCATGCCCTCGACGCCATTCGCCATGGCCGGGCCGGGCGATTCGAGGTGGTCGGGATCGGCGGGGTCGATCGCAGCTTCGAAGTGGTGATTACCGAGCTTGGCGACGGGCTGTTGCTGGTGCGGCTGGTCGACCGTTCGGCCCGCCGCGCGGCGGAAAGGGCGCAGGTCGATTTCGTCGCCAACGCCAGCCACGAATTGCGCACCCCGCTCGCCGCCGTGCTCGGATTTTCGGAAACGCTGACGGACGAGGCGCCGCTGGCGGAGGGCATCCGGCGGCGATTTGGCCAGCAGATCCACAGCCAGGCGACCCGCATGATGGTGATCATCCGCGACCTGATGAGCCTGTCGCGGATCGAGGCCGACCGGTTCAGTGTGCCCGGCCACAGCGTCGCGCTGGAAGAGATCGCCCGCGAAGCGGTGAGCGCCGCGGCGCCGCTGGCCGACAGCCGGTCGTGCACGATCGAGTTCGACCCTGGCGAGGCGTCGGCGCTGGTGCGCGGGGATGCGCCGCAGCTTCGGCAGATGCTCGACAATCTGCTTGGCAATGCGGTGCGCTACGGCTGCGCGGGGACGGGCGGGCGGATCAGGGTCGCGCTGTCGAGCGAAGGTGAGTGGCATCGCCTTGGCGTGCGCGACTGGGGCGAGGGGGTGGACGCCCGGCATTTGCCGCGCCTGACCGAGCGCTTCTTCCGCGTCGATGCGGCGCGCAGCCGCGACGGCGGCGGAACCGGGCTGGGCCTCGCCATCGTCGCGCAGATCGTCGAGCGGCACCGCGGCCTACTCCAGATCCGGAGCACACCGGGCGAGGGAACCGAGGTCGAAGTCCGGCTTCCCCGCGCCTGA
- a CDS encoding substrate-binding domain-containing protein, with protein sequence MSKFWLAVPLALGLSACGGGSNNAASQLKIVGSSTVYPFTTAVAEAFQKANAGTSVIVESTGTGSGIKLFCEGVGQKFPDMVNASRQMKKSEYDACAAAGAKQVVEVPIGIDGLTLIESNKAAPLKVTLADIYAAVAANPYGKGPNKAQTWKDVNPALPAIKIRVMGPPPTSGTRDSFAELMLTKGCESDPAMKALKASDEAKHKDLCTKVREDGVFVEAGENDNLLVQKVEADPGTVGVLGYSFLSANADKIRPVEINGVLPSEATIQDLSYPGARRLYIYVKGEHAAVKPAIKGFLAQFAKEWSTGGLLEKRGLVPFIGADAQAANAAATSLTPLDASKLK encoded by the coding sequence ATGAGCAAGTTCTGGCTGGCAGTGCCGCTCGCGCTTGGGCTGAGCGCCTGCGGTGGCGGGTCCAACAATGCGGCTTCGCAGCTGAAGATCGTCGGTTCCTCGACGGTCTATCCCTTCACCACCGCGGTTGCCGAGGCCTTCCAGAAGGCCAATGCCGGGACCAGCGTGATCGTCGAATCGACCGGCACCGGCTCGGGCATCAAGCTCTTCTGCGAAGGCGTCGGGCAGAAGTTTCCCGACATGGTCAACGCCTCGCGCCAGATGAAGAAGAGCGAGTATGACGCCTGCGCCGCCGCCGGTGCCAAGCAGGTGGTCGAAGTGCCGATCGGGATTGACGGGCTGACCCTGATCGAATCGAACAAGGCCGCGCCGCTCAAGGTCACGCTGGCCGACATCTATGCCGCGGTCGCCGCCAACCCCTATGGCAAGGGGCCGAACAAGGCGCAGACCTGGAAGGACGTCAATCCGGCGCTTCCGGCGATCAAGATCCGCGTCATGGGCCCGCCGCCGACCAGCGGCACCCGCGACAGCTTTGCCGAACTGATGCTGACCAAGGGCTGCGAGAGCGATCCGGCGATGAAGGCGCTCAAGGCCAGCGACGAGGCGAAGCACAAGGACCTGTGCACCAAGGTGCGCGAGGACGGCGTGTTCGTCGAAGCGGGGGAGAACGACAATCTGCTGGTGCAGAAGGTCGAGGCCGATCCCGGAACCGTCGGCGTGCTGGGCTACAGTTTCCTCAGCGCGAACGCGGACAAGATCCGGCCGGTCGAGATCAATGGCGTGCTGCCGAGCGAGGCGACGATCCAGGACCTGTCCTACCCGGGTGCGCGCCGGCTCTACATCTACGTCAAGGGCGAGCATGCGGCGGTGAAGCCCGCGATCAAGGGCTTCCTGGCGCAGTTCGCCAAGGAGTGGAGCACCGGCGGCCTGCTCGAGAAGCGCGGGCTGGTGCCGTTCATCGGCGCGGACGCGCAGGCGGCCAATGCCGCCGCGACGAGCCTGACGCCGCTCGACGCGTCCAAGCTCAAGTAA
- the pstC gene encoding phosphate ABC transporter permease subunit PstC, producing MSLAVGLLLVLCVAAAAFVLARGRATGLRVGGGAGRQRLNSLPFYHGAYAFLWAVIPALLFLAAWAPIQQALITDAVMSSPAGQALPDFDLARDSILSEARAVASGSSDIAFNPQAQALVPVFQGATTRFSLIGGGFALLLALAGAGWAWSRIGIDLRARAGVEKWLMGLLVAASMIAILTTFGIVLSLLFETMRFFQKVPAADFLFGTSWSPQVAIRADQAGSSGAFGSVPLFWGTVFIGAIIAMIVAIPLGLMSAIFLTQYAHARMRKVLKPLLEILAGVPTVVYGYFAALTVAPLVRDLGLGIGISNASSESALAAGLVMGVMIIPFVSSMADDSIAAVPQAMRDGSLALGATRSETIRKVILPAALPGVVGGVLLAVSRAIGETMIVVMAAGLSANLTANPFNSVTTVTTQIVQLLTGDQEFDSPKTLAAFALGLVLFLVTLVLNLIALRVVRKYREAYE from the coding sequence ATGAGCCTCGCTGTCGGCCTCCTGCTCGTCCTGTGCGTCGCCGCCGCCGCCTTTGTGCTTGCGCGCGGGCGGGCGACGGGGCTGCGTGTCGGCGGCGGGGCGGGGCGGCAGCGGCTCAACAGCCTGCCCTTCTACCATGGCGCCTACGCCTTCCTGTGGGCGGTGATCCCGGCGCTGCTGTTCCTTGCCGCCTGGGCGCCGATCCAGCAGGCGCTGATCACCGACGCAGTGATGTCGAGCCCGGCGGGGCAGGCGCTTCCGGACTTCGACCTCGCCCGCGATTCGATCCTGTCGGAGGCCCGCGCGGTGGCGAGCGGATCGTCCGACATCGCCTTCAATCCGCAGGCGCAGGCGCTGGTCCCGGTTTTCCAGGGAGCGACCACCCGTTTCTCGCTGATCGGCGGCGGGTTCGCGCTGCTGCTGGCGCTGGCCGGGGCGGGCTGGGCCTGGTCGCGGATCGGGATCGACCTCAGGGCCCGGGCCGGGGTCGAGAAATGGCTGATGGGGCTACTGGTCGCGGCCTCGATGATCGCGATCCTGACCACGTTCGGGATCGTCCTCTCGCTGTTGTTCGAGACCATGCGCTTCTTCCAGAAGGTGCCGGCGGCCGACTTCCTGTTCGGCACCAGCTGGTCACCGCAGGTCGCGATCCGGGCCGACCAGGCGGGCTCGTCGGGCGCGTTCGGCTCGGTGCCCCTGTTCTGGGGGACGGTGTTCATCGGCGCGATCATCGCCATGATCGTCGCGATTCCGCTGGGGCTGATGAGCGCGATCTTCCTGACGCAATATGCCCATGCGCGGATGCGCAAGGTGCTGAAGCCACTGCTGGAGATCCTCGCCGGCGTGCCTACGGTGGTCTACGGCTATTTCGCGGCGCTGACGGTGGCTCCGCTGGTCCGCGACCTCGGCCTCGGAATCGGGATCAGCAACGCGTCGAGCGAAAGCGCGCTGGCCGCGGGCCTGGTGATGGGCGTGATGATCATCCCGTTTGTCAGCTCGATGGCCGACGACAGCATTGCCGCGGTGCCGCAGGCGATGCGCGACGGTAGCCTGGCGCTGGGCGCCACCCGGTCCGAGACGATCCGCAAGGTGATCCTGCCCGCCGCGCTGCCCGGCGTGGTCGGCGGCGTCCTGCTGGCGGTCAGCCGGGCGATCGGCGAGACCATGATCGTGGTGATGGCGGCGGGCCTGTCCGCCAACCTCACCGCCAACCCGTTCAACAGCGTCACCACCGTCACCACACAGATCGTCCAGCTGCTGACCGGCGACCAGGAGTTCGACAGCCCCAAGACGCTGGCCGCCTTCGCGCTGGGCCTGGTGCTGTTCCTGGTGACGCTCGTCCTCAACCTCATCGCGCTGCGGGTCGTCCGCAAGTATCGGGAAGCGTATGAATAA
- the pstA gene encoding phosphate ABC transporter permease PstA — MNKPSNRWSSEAMTRRVGRRYAAERRFKALGLVAVLVSLAFLAFLLITMTVRGIGGFSETFLTASDATDPAAVGVWGALKGSFLTIAVTMALAFPVGVLAAVYLEEFAKRNRWNDFIEVSINNLAAVPSIIFGLLGLAVFLNTLQLPRSAALVGGLTLALMTMPVIVIAGRNAIKAVPPSIRDAALGVGASKMQVVFHHVLPLALPGIMTGTIIGMARALGETAPLLMIGMRAFIATPPGGLVDPATVLPVQIFLWSDEVDRAFVEKTSAAIIVLLLFMLLMNGLAIYLRNRFERRW, encoded by the coding sequence ATGAATAAGCCGTCCAACCGCTGGTCGAGCGAGGCGATGACCCGCCGGGTCGGCCGCCGCTACGCCGCCGAGCGCCGGTTCAAGGCGCTGGGACTGGTGGCGGTGCTGGTCAGCCTGGCCTTCCTCGCCTTCCTGCTGATCACGATGACCGTGCGCGGGATCGGCGGGTTCAGCGAAACCTTCCTCACCGCCAGCGATGCGACCGACCCGGCCGCGGTCGGGGTGTGGGGCGCGCTCAAAGGCTCGTTCCTGACCATCGCGGTGACGATGGCGCTGGCCTTTCCGGTCGGGGTGCTGGCGGCGGTCTATCTGGAGGAATTCGCCAAGCGGAACCGCTGGAACGACTTCATTGAGGTCAGCATCAACAACCTCGCCGCGGTGCCGTCGATCATCTTCGGCCTGCTGGGGCTTGCGGTGTTCCTCAACACGCTGCAGCTGCCGCGCTCGGCCGCGCTGGTCGGGGGCCTGACGCTGGCGCTGATGACCATGCCGGTCATCGTCATCGCCGGGCGCAACGCGATCAAGGCGGTGCCGCCGTCGATCCGCGATGCGGCGCTGGGGGTCGGCGCGTCGAAGATGCAGGTGGTGTTCCACCATGTCCTGCCGCTTGCCCTGCCCGGGATCATGACCGGAACCATCATCGGGATGGCCCGTGCGCTGGGCGAGACTGCACCGCTGCTGATGATCGGGATGCGCGCCTTCATCGCCACGCCGCCGGGCGGGCTGGTCGATCCAGCCACCGTGCTTCCGGTGCAGATCTTCCTGTGGTCGGACGAGGTCGACCGCGCGTTCGTCGAGAAGACGAGCGCGGCGATCATCGTCCTCCTGCTGTTCATGCTGCTGATGAACGGTCTCGCCATCTATCTTCGCAACCGCTTCGAGCGCCGCTGGTAA
- the pstB gene encoding phosphate ABC transporter ATP-binding protein PstB, whose translation MRAEDVRVFYGEKEALKGVSIEVHDDKVTAFIGPSGCGKSTFLRCLNRMNDTIAGARVTGTITLDGEDITAPEMDVVQLRARVGMVFQKPNPFPKSIFENVAYGPRIHGLADNKDELEAIVEKSLRRAGLWDEVKDRLTESGTALSGGQQQRLCIARAIAVDPEVILMDEPCSALDPIATAKIEELIHELRGRYAIAIVTHNMQQAARVSQRTAFFHLGELIEYGKTKEIFTNPREQRTQDYITGRYG comes from the coding sequence ATGCGCGCGGAGGACGTGCGGGTGTTCTACGGCGAGAAGGAAGCGCTGAAGGGCGTGTCGATCGAGGTCCACGACGACAAGGTGACCGCCTTCATCGGTCCGTCGGGCTGCGGCAAGTCGACCTTCCTGCGCTGCCTCAACCGGATGAACGACACCATCGCGGGCGCGCGGGTGACCGGCACGATCACGCTCGACGGCGAGGACATCACCGCGCCCGAGATGGACGTGGTGCAGCTGCGGGCGCGGGTCGGCATGGTGTTCCAGAAGCCCAACCCGTTTCCCAAGTCCATCTTCGAGAATGTCGCCTACGGCCCGCGCATCCACGGGCTGGCCGACAACAAGGACGAGTTGGAGGCGATCGTCGAGAAGAGCCTGCGCCGCGCGGGCCTGTGGGACGAGGTCAAGGACCGGCTGACCGAGAGCGGGACCGCCTTGTCGGGCGGGCAGCAGCAGCGGCTGTGCATCGCGCGGGCGATCGCGGTCGATCCGGAAGTCATCCTGATGGACGAGCCCTGCTCGGCGCTGGACCCGATCGCGACCGCCAAGATCGAGGAGCTGATTCACGAGCTGCGCGGGCGCTATGCGATCGCGATCGTCACCCACAACATGCAGCAGGCGGCGCGGGTCAGCCAGCGGACCGCCTTTTTCCACCTTGGTGAGCTGATCGAATATGGCAAGACCAAGGAGATCTTCACCAACCCGCGCGAGCAGCGCACCCAGGATTATATCACCGGCCGCTACGGCTGA
- the phoU gene encoding phosphate signaling complex protein PhoU yields the protein MASQGHTLKAFDEDLDRLRALITEMGGRAEHAIIEAMRCLSERDGDAAIKVIEDDKKIDELEAETERRVIQLIALRAPMAGDLRDVVAALKISGVVERIGDYAKNIAKRVPVLEGANKIEPLSLLPEMARIAVGMVHDVLNAFVQRDAKAALQVCERDKAVDDFYDSIFRTLLTHMMENPHNIGQAAHLLFVAKNLERVGDHATNIAEMVYYAATGQQMADRVKGAEAVSL from the coding sequence GTGGCTAGCCAAGGACATACGCTCAAGGCGTTCGACGAGGATCTCGACCGGCTGCGCGCGCTCATCACCGAGATGGGCGGGCGGGCCGAGCATGCCATCATCGAGGCGATGCGCTGCCTTTCAGAACGCGACGGAGACGCCGCGATCAAGGTCATCGAGGATGACAAGAAGATCGACGAGCTGGAGGCCGAGACCGAGCGCCGGGTGATCCAGCTGATTGCGCTTCGCGCGCCGATGGCCGGCGACCTGCGCGACGTGGTCGCGGCGCTCAAGATCTCGGGCGTGGTCGAGCGGATCGGCGATTATGCCAAGAACATCGCCAAGCGCGTGCCCGTGCTGGAAGGCGCGAACAAGATCGAGCCGCTGTCGCTGCTGCCCGAAATGGCGCGGATCGCGGTCGGCATGGTGCACGACGTCCTGAACGCCTTCGTCCAGCGCGATGCCAAGGCGGCGCTCCAGGTGTGCGAGCGCGACAAGGCGGTCGACGATTTCTACGACAGCATCTTCCGCACGCTGCTCACCCACATGATGGAAAACCCTCACAACATCGGCCAGGCGGCGCACCTGCTGTTCGTCGCCAAGAACCTCGAGCGGGTCGGCGACCACGCCACCAACATTGCCGAGATGGTCTATTACGCCGCGACCGGGCAGCAGATGGCCGATCGCGTGAAGGGTGCCGAGGCGGTGTCGCTCTGA
- the phoB gene encoding phosphate regulon transcriptional regulator PhoB, with protein sequence MASRGRLLLVEDDRSLAELITFHFEREGYVVERTGDGEEALILAEEIRPDLMVLDWMIEGISGIEVCRRLRRRPSTANLPILMLTARGEEDDRVRGLETGADDYITKPFSPKELVARAAAVLRRVRPALAAETLDYAGLEMDLTAHRVKREGKTLSLGPTEYRLLRHFLENAGRVFSRQQLLETVWPHSEEIELRTVDVHIRRLRLALGEPDLIRTVRSAGYALDAEGSA encoded by the coding sequence ATGGCCTCGCGCGGCCGCCTCCTGCTGGTCGAGGATGATCGCTCGCTGGCCGAGCTGATCACCTTTCATTTCGAGCGCGAAGGCTATGTCGTGGAGCGCACCGGGGACGGCGAGGAAGCGCTGATCCTGGCCGAGGAGATCCGCCCGGACCTGATGGTCCTCGACTGGATGATCGAGGGGATCAGCGGGATCGAGGTGTGCCGGCGGCTGCGGCGGCGGCCGAGCACCGCCAACCTGCCGATCCTGATGCTGACCGCGCGCGGCGAGGAGGACGACCGCGTCCGCGGGCTCGAGACCGGCGCCGACGATTACATCACCAAGCCCTTCAGCCCCAAGGAGCTGGTGGCGCGCGCCGCCGCGGTGCTTCGCCGGGTGCGTCCGGCGTTGGCGGCCGAGACGCTGGACTATGCCGGGCTGGAGATGGACCTCACCGCCCACCGGGTGAAGCGCGAGGGCAAGACGCTGTCGCTGGGGCCGACCGAATATCGTCTGTTGCGGCACTTCCTGGAGAATGCCGGGCGGGTGTTCTCGCGCCAGCAGCTCCTGGAGACGGTGTGGCCGCACAGCGAGGAGATCGAGCTTCGCACGGTCGACGTCCACATCCGCCGCCTGCGGCTGGCGCTGGGCGAGCCCGACCTGATCCGCACGGTGCGCAGCGCCGGCTATGCGCTGGATGCCGAAGGCTCCGCCTGA